The Bacteroidota bacterium genome contains a region encoding:
- a CDS encoding gliding motility-associated C-terminal domain-containing protein translates to MKKIITSFFFIYSFAAFAQKIPVVMNHQYCTTARVVCSISNTPSEGSLCNASCSGNNNLVNGTNSCFTGGLTRWGFYMFSIEQSGTLTFTINPNSPSFFDCGDYNFALFDVSNGCGSLGNALRCSIADDGCTGANTGLNMSDPDTSEGTGGDGWCKYLNAQCGHTYLLCLDIPGNDGNGFTLSFGGTCTFGAPAGFTAVPDTVCQGQPVNFSLTCNVTNAFITYSWNFGPNATPSTFTGQNPPPVTFSANGPQNITLTSTFTAGSSCVNSSSQTVFVTNGAPTSAFTASSPACLGTNTTVTYTSNASSAASYNWNFGGGTIVSGSGQGPYVISYSSAGTYTISLDVTECATPSGPTTQTITVFPSPVANAGPDASICAGTSTTLNGSGGVNYGWGPSGAGLSCTLCQNPVATPSVTTTYTLAVMDANGCTNTDMVTVTVNPLPSVSISGNTTICAGNSTTLTASGGNFYSWSTTATMASISVSPSASTTYSVVGVDANGCFNVASTSVMVNPLPTANAGANVTICAGQTTTLSASGGINYVWTPSSSLSNPNSSNPIANPTSTTTYTVTVTDANGCSNKSSVTVTVNPIPVANAGPNQNICFGSSTTLSGSGGINYSWVPSTALSNPNISNPVANPTSTTTYTLIVSNGNCASAASVNVTVNPNPTATISSQSVTCCALCNGSATVSPSNGSSPYTFIWSDPQAQTTPTASGLCNGTYTVTVTDANGCFATQTVSIAAPVCLTASATATAASCNGGSNGTATVNVNGGIQNYMYLWLPSGANSSTATGLSAGGYTVVITDGNGCTMIASTTVSQPPAITSSLSSMNAGCAMTNGTATANAGGGTAPYTYSWSNGGTTSQISNLASQIYSVTITDANGCTHTDTISVFENPPPVASISGNANLCIGEGTTLTASGGGTYLWNTFQSSPNISVAPTVTTGYSVIVTSGNCTDTASVNVVVNAPPAVDAGANVTIPIGSSAQLFGSGNGSTYNWSPSSGLNCTNCQNPTASPQTGTWYYVIATDANGCTAMDSVFVFVDNTCQEIYLPTVFSPNADGENDEWRIYINNLACIKDFKIMVWDRWGEKVYQSANADFRWDGTYARGLQNGEERTAVFVYRMKAEMLNGDKIDKKGNVTVVK, encoded by the coding sequence ATTCCTGTTTCACCGGAGGGCTCACGCGCTGGGGATTTTACATGTTCAGCATCGAGCAGTCGGGCACGCTCACCTTTACCATCAATCCGAACTCACCGAGTTTTTTCGATTGCGGTGATTATAACTTCGCGCTGTTTGATGTGAGCAATGGCTGCGGAAGTTTAGGCAACGCGCTGCGCTGCTCCATTGCCGATGACGGATGCACGGGAGCGAACACCGGCTTGAACATGTCTGACCCCGATACATCGGAAGGCACAGGCGGAGACGGCTGGTGCAAATACCTGAACGCGCAATGCGGACACACTTATTTATTATGCCTCGATATTCCGGGCAATGACGGAAACGGATTCACGCTTTCCTTCGGAGGAACGTGCACTTTTGGCGCGCCTGCCGGATTCACCGCTGTTCCCGATACAGTTTGCCAGGGGCAGCCGGTAAATTTTTCTCTCACCTGCAATGTAACCAACGCATTCATCACGTACTCGTGGAACTTCGGTCCGAACGCAACGCCTTCCACGTTCACCGGACAAAATCCTCCGCCCGTAACTTTTTCTGCCAACGGTCCGCAAAACATAACGCTCACTTCCACTTTCACTGCCGGAAGTTCATGCGTGAATTCTTCTTCGCAAACTGTTTTTGTTACCAATGGCGCGCCCACTTCTGCGTTTACTGCATCCTCTCCCGCCTGCCTGGGAACAAATACTACGGTTACTTACACGAGCAATGCATCTTCAGCCGCTTCGTATAACTGGAATTTCGGAGGAGGAACTATTGTGAGCGGAAGCGGGCAGGGTCCGTATGTGATTTCCTATTCTTCTGCCGGAACGTATACCATTTCGCTCGATGTTACCGAATGCGCAACGCCTTCGGGACCCACCACGCAAACGATTACGGTTTTCCCTTCGCCCGTTGCCAATGCAGGGCCCGATGCGAGCATTTGCGCAGGCACTTCAACTACTCTTAACGGAAGCGGAGGAGTGAATTACGGATGGGGACCCAGCGGAGCGGGATTGAGTTGCACGCTTTGCCAGAATCCTGTTGCCACTCCAAGCGTCACCACCACATACACGCTCGCAGTGATGGATGCCAACGGCTGCACGAATACGGATATGGTAACGGTTACAGTAAATCCATTGCCTTCGGTTTCCATTTCAGGCAACACCACTATTTGCGCAGGCAATTCAACCACGCTTACTGCCAGCGGAGGAAATTTTTATTCGTGGAGCACAACGGCAACTATGGCTTCCATTTCTGTTTCGCCTTCAGCGAGCACAACTTATTCTGTCGTGGGAGTGGATGCGAACGGATGTTTCAATGTTGCGTCAACTTCCGTAATGGTGAATCCGCTTCCAACTGCAAATGCAGGAGCGAATGTTACCATTTGCGCGGGGCAAACCACTACGCTCAGCGCAAGCGGAGGAATAAATTATGTATGGACTCCTTCTTCATCGCTCAGCAATCCGAATAGTTCAAATCCAATAGCGAATCCAACTTCCACCACAACGTATACCGTCACGGTTACCGATGCGAACGGATGTTCGAATAAATCTTCCGTAACAGTAACCGTGAATCCGATTCCCGTTGCAAACGCAGGGCCGAATCAGAATATTTGTTTCGGAAGTTCAACAACACTCAGCGGTTCGGGCGGAATTAATTATTCATGGGTTCCTTCCACTGCGCTGAGCAATCCGAATATTTCAAACCCGGTTGCGAATCCAACTTCAACCACTACGTATACATTGATTGTTTCCAACGGAAACTGCGCCAGCGCTGCTTCGGTGAATGTTACGGTGAATCCGAATCCAACGGCAACCATTTCTTCGCAATCGGTTACGTGCTGCGCTCTTTGCAACGGAAGCGCAACGGTAAGTCCATCGAACGGAAGTTCTCCTTATACTTTTATCTGGAGCGACCCGCAAGCGCAAACTACACCAACCGCATCCGGACTTTGTAACGGAACTTATACGGTAACTGTTACCGATGCGAACGGTTGTTTCGCAACGCAAACAGTTTCCATTGCTGCGCCCGTTTGCCTCACCGCTTCTGCCACCGCCACTGCCGCTTCGTGCAACGGAGGAAGCAACGGCACTGCAACCGTAAATGTGAACGGAGGCATTCAAAACTATATGTACTTATGGCTTCCTTCGGGTGCGAATTCTTCCACCGCCACCGGATTATCTGCCGGTGGCTACACGGTTGTCATCACCGATGGAAACGGATGCACCATGATTGCAAGCACAACAGTTTCACAGCCGCCCGCCATTACTTCTTCGCTTTCTTCCATGAATGCAGGATGCGCAATGACGAATGGAACTGCGACCGCAAACGCAGGCGGGGGAACTGCGCCTTATACTTATTCATGGAGCAACGGGGGAACAACTTCTCAAATCTCAAATCTCGCTTCTCAAATCTATTCAGTAACCATTACCGATGCGAACGGATGCACGCACACCGATACCATTTCTGTTTTTGAAAATCCTCCGCCTGTTGCATCCATAAGTGGCAATGCCAACTTATGTATAGGCGAAGGCACCACGCTCACGGCTTCGGGTGGCGGAACGTATTTATGGAATACATTTCAGAGTTCGCCAAACATTTCGGTTGCACCCACCGTTACCACAGGATATTCTGTAATTGTTACCAGCGGCAACTGCACCGACACCGCTTCGGTGAATGTGGTGGTGAATGCGCCTCCCGCGGTGGATGCCGGAGCAAATGTTACCATTCCCATCGGCTCAAGCGCGCAACTTTTCGGCAGCGGAAACGGTAGCACGTATAACTGGTCGCCTTCTTCGGGATTAAACTGCACCAACTGCCAGAACCCAACGGCTTCTCCGCAAACCGGCACGTGGTATTATGTGATTGCCACCGATGCCAACGGCTGCACGGCTATGGACAGCGTGTTTGTTTTTGTTGACAACACCTGCCAGGAAATTTATCTGCCCACCGTTTTTTCTCCCAATGCCGATGGCGAAAACGATGAATGGCGCATTTACATTAACAATCTTGCCTGCATAAAAGATTTTAAAATCATGGTGTGGGACAGGTGGGGAGAAAAAGTATATCAGTCCGCCAATGCCGATTTCCGCTGGGATGGCACTTACGCGCGCGGCTTGCAGAACGGAGAAGAACGCACTGCCGTGTTTGTATACCGCATGAAAGCCGAAATGCTGAACGGTGATAAAATAGATAAGAAGGGAAATGTGACGGTGGTGAAGTAG